One genomic region from Athalia rosae chromosome 3, iyAthRosa1.1, whole genome shotgun sequence encodes:
- the LOC105689901 gene encoding probable 26S proteasome non-ATPase regulatory subunit 3, with product MGVLGTTKNVEAMEVEVPAGTEAPAGDGDAGDKKDADLLTIHDLREHTRQIEKAVQNKEPRFILRVLRALPNTRRKLNPVVLRGIIGGFYTRSAAEKDALLAWVEEPMDTEGAQAAIQRFRSSALPLLPEIDAYVHLLVLVRLIDTQKHQDAVRCSEALVQKITAQNRRTIDLIAAKCYFYHTRAYELTDQLDKIRGFLHSRLRTATLRNDYEGQAVLINCLLRNYLHYNLYDQADKLVLKSTFPESASNNEWARFLYYQGRIKAARLEYSAAHKYLVQAMRKAPQTTAVGFRQTVQKLAVTVELLLGDIPERQIFRQAALRRSLAPYFQLTQAVRLGNLQRFGEVLENFGPQFRSDHTFTLILRLRHNVIKTAIRSIGLSYSRISPADIARKLGLDSGVDAEFIVAKAIRDGVIEATLDPENGYMRSKETTDIYCTREPLLTFHQRITFCLDLHNQSVKAMRYPPKSYGKDLESAEERREREQQDLELAKEMAEEDDDGFP from the coding sequence ATGGGAGTCTTAGGAACAACGAAAAATGTAGAAGCAATGGAGGTTGAGGTTCCTGCGGGCACTGAGGCGCCTGCCGGCGACGGGGATGCAGGTGATAAAAAGGATGCAGATTTGTTAACGATCCATGATCTTCGTGAGCACACCCGACAGATCGAGAAGGCGGTACAGAACAAAGAGCCACGGTTTATCCTTCGTGTTCTCCGTGCCCTACCTAACACCAGGCGCAAACTGAACCCTGTGGTACTTCGTGGAATTATTGGTGGGTTTTACACCCGCTCCGCCGCTGAGAAGGATGCTCTTCTCGCTTGGGTTGAAGAACCAATGGACACTGAAGGAGCGCAGGCAGCTATTCAACGCTTCCGCAGCTCCGCATTGCCCCTACTACCAGAGATTGATGCCTACGTGCATTTACTAGTCCTTGTGAGACTAATAGATACCCAGAAGCATCAGGATGCGGTACGCTGCTCCGAAGCCCTTGTGCAGAAAATTACCGCACAAAATCGAAGGACGATCGATTTAATTGCAGCAAAATGCTACTTTTATCATACTAGGGCATACGAGCTGACAGACCAACTGGATAAAATCAGGGGTTTTCTTCATTCGAGGTTACGGACAGCCACCCTACGCAACGACTATGAAGGCCAAGCTGTGCTAATTAACTGTTTGTTGCGTAATTATCTACACTACAATTTGTATGATCAGGCAGACAAGCTAGTGTTGAAATCAACGTTTCCGGAATCAGCTAGCAATAACGAATGGGCCAGGTTTCTCTACTATCAGGGAAGAATTAAGGCTGCTCGATTGGAATACTCTGCTGCGCACAAGTATCTTGTACAGGCGATGCGAAAAGCTCCACAAACAACTGCTGTTGGATTCCGACAAACTGTGCAAAAGCTTGCGGTAACGGTAGAGCTTCTGCTGGGAGACATCCCGGAGCGCCAGATATTCAGGCAGGCAGCTCTGCGCCGGTCCCTTGCTCCTTACTTCCAACTAACCCAGGCAGTAAGACTTGGAAACTTGCAGCGATTCGGGGAGGTTCTGGAAAACTTTGGACCTCAATTTAGATCCGATCACACTTTCACGTTGATTCTTCGACTGAGGCACAACGTCATTAAGACCGCAATTCGTTCCATAGGGCTATCCTATTCTCGGATTTCTCCAGCGGACATTGCTAGGAAGCTTGGCCTCGATTCAGGTGTTGACGCTGAATTTATTGTGGCCAAAGCAATCCGCGATGGAGTTATCGAGGCGACTCTTGACCCTGAGAACGGATATATGCGCAGCAAAGAAACAACAGATATATATTGTACCAGAGAACCTCTCCTCACATTTCACCAACGTATCACTTTTTGTCTAGACTTGCACAATCAAAGTGTCAAAGCGATGCGCTATCCTCCAAAATCCTATGGTAAAGATCTGGAGTCTGCCGAGGAGCGCAGAGAGCGAGAACAGCAGGATTTGGAGCTTGCTAAGGAAATGGCTGAAGAGGATGATGACGGCTTTCCTTAA
- the LOC105689902 gene encoding cytoplasmic dynein 1 light intermediate chain 1 isoform X2, producing MMAATVVKMMSQSNGFQSKKKEDADNKDNLWSSILAEVQNSGNNKLPSYKNVLVLGDNESGKTTLIAKLQGVEDPKKGSGLEFAYIDVRDDYRDDQTRLAVWVLDGDPGHTNLLRYALNAERFPHTLVMLVAAMTSPWAILEQLQSWAAILGDHIDKLSLDNDTRQQCRQLNVKKWQEYSEPGDELDPGSPLRRTSRNLDEEAVDGLPLPEGVLTTNLGLDVVVVITKTDYMTTLEKEHDFRDEHFDFMQQWVRRFCLQYGAGLFYTSVKEDKNCDLLYKYLTHRIYSLPFRTPALVVEKDAVLIPAGWDNMKKISILHENLQTMKPDSYYRDIIAQPQVNRKAVAREVEVQAEEEQVFLARQQAALTCLKDPTRSPTTRNQVASPNKKLDPKSAGGTPGGEGVLANFFNSLLYKKSGATPGSPGAPGSPGSVGSSPAKLEITSPDAGPVDKAAMRNDAAAELDRLTRMKKVPPPDLNSSSEC from the exons ATGATGGCAGCGACGGTTGTTAAAATGATGTCGCAGAGCAATGGGTTTCagtcaaaaaagaaagaagatgcTGATAATAAAGACAACTTATG GTCCTCTATTTTAGCTGAAGTTCAAAATAGCGGAAACAACAAGCTGCCTTCTTACAAAAATGTGTTGGTTTTAG GTGATAACGAAAGTGGTAAAACTACACTTATAGCTAAACTTCAAGGTGTAGAAGATCCAAAAAAGGGATCTGGTCTAGAGTTTGCTTACATTGATGTTCGTGACGATTACagagatg acCAAACAAGGCTTGCGGTTTGGGTGTTGGATGGAGATCCCGGACATACAAATCTTTTGCGGTATGCGTtgaatgccgagagatttccgCACACTTTAGTCATGCTCGTAGCAGCAATGACCAGTCCGTGGGCAATTTTGGAGCAGCTACAGTCGTGGGCAGCAATTCTTGGAGATCACATCGACAAATTGTCTCTCGACAATGACACGAGGCAACAGTGTCGACAGCTTA ATGTAAAAAAGTGGCAAGAATATAGTGAACCAGGTGACGAATTAGACCCTGGAAGTCCGTTGAGACGTACGAGTCGAAACCTCGATGAAGAAGCAGTTGACGGTTTGCCGTTACCCGAAGGAGTGCTCACTACCAATTTGGGTCTGGacgtcgttgttgttattacaaAGACGGATTACATGACAACGTTGGAAAAGGAACACGATTTCAG AGATGAACACTTTGATTTTATGCAACAATGGGTGAGACGGTTCTGCCTGCAATATGGTGCAGGGCTTTTCTACACCTCTGTTAAAGAAGACAAAAACTGTGATTTGCTCTACAAATATCTAACACATAGAATTTACTCTCTACCTTTCCGAACGCCGGCCTTAGTCGTTGAAAAGGACGCTGTACTGAT TCCTGCTGGTTGGGATAATATGAAGAAGATCAGTATTCTTcatgaaaatttgcaaacaaTGAAGCCTGATAGTTATTACCGGGACATTATAGCGCAGCCGCAAGTTAATCGAAAG GCTGTCGCACGAGAAGTCGAGGTTCAGGCTGAAGAGGAGCAAGTATTCCTCGCTAGACAGCAAGCAGCGTTAACTTGCTTGAAAGATCCAACGCGATCGCCGACCACGCGTAACCAG GTTGCGTCGccaaacaaaaaattggatcCAAAGAGTGCGGGTGGAACGCCTGGTGGTGAAGGCGTGTTAGCTAATTTCTTTAATTCTTTACTCTACAAGAAGTCGGGAGCGACGCCAGGTTCTCCAGGCGCTCCAGGAAGTCCAGGTAGCGTTGGTTCTAGTCCAGCAAAACTTG AAATAACGAGTCCCGACGCAGGGCCGGTGGATAAAGCAGCGATGCGGAACGATGCGGCGGCGGAACTCGACCGGCTAACTCGTATGAAAAAAGTACCTCCGCCAGATTTAAATTCGTCATCCGAGTGCTAG
- the LOC105689902 gene encoding cytoplasmic dynein 1 light intermediate chain 1 isoform X1: MMAATVVKMMSQSNGFQSKKKEDADNKDNLWSSILAEVQNSGNNKLPSYKNVLVLGDNESGKTTLIAKLQGVEDPKKGSGLEFAYIDVRDDYRDDQTRLAVWVLDGDPGHTNLLRYALNAERFPHTLVMLVAAMTSPWAILEQLQSWAAILGDHIDKLSLDNDTRQQCRQLNVKKWQEYSEPGDELDPGSPLRRTSRNLDEEAVDGLPLPEGVLTTNLGLDVVVVITKTDYMTTLEKEHDFRDEHFDFMQQWVRRFCLQYGAGLFYTSVKEDKNCDLLYKYLTHRIYSLPFRTPALVVEKDAVLIPAGWDNMKKISILHENLQTMKPDSYYRDIIAQPQVNRKAVAREVEVQAEEEQVFLARQQAALTCLKDPTRSPTTRNQASTGPVIQVASPNKKLDPKSAGGTPGGEGVLANFFNSLLYKKSGATPGSPGAPGSPGSVGSSPAKLEITSPDAGPVDKAAMRNDAAAELDRLTRMKKVPPPDLNSSSEC; the protein is encoded by the exons ATGATGGCAGCGACGGTTGTTAAAATGATGTCGCAGAGCAATGGGTTTCagtcaaaaaagaaagaagatgcTGATAATAAAGACAACTTATG GTCCTCTATTTTAGCTGAAGTTCAAAATAGCGGAAACAACAAGCTGCCTTCTTACAAAAATGTGTTGGTTTTAG GTGATAACGAAAGTGGTAAAACTACACTTATAGCTAAACTTCAAGGTGTAGAAGATCCAAAAAAGGGATCTGGTCTAGAGTTTGCTTACATTGATGTTCGTGACGATTACagagatg acCAAACAAGGCTTGCGGTTTGGGTGTTGGATGGAGATCCCGGACATACAAATCTTTTGCGGTATGCGTtgaatgccgagagatttccgCACACTTTAGTCATGCTCGTAGCAGCAATGACCAGTCCGTGGGCAATTTTGGAGCAGCTACAGTCGTGGGCAGCAATTCTTGGAGATCACATCGACAAATTGTCTCTCGACAATGACACGAGGCAACAGTGTCGACAGCTTA ATGTAAAAAAGTGGCAAGAATATAGTGAACCAGGTGACGAATTAGACCCTGGAAGTCCGTTGAGACGTACGAGTCGAAACCTCGATGAAGAAGCAGTTGACGGTTTGCCGTTACCCGAAGGAGTGCTCACTACCAATTTGGGTCTGGacgtcgttgttgttattacaaAGACGGATTACATGACAACGTTGGAAAAGGAACACGATTTCAG AGATGAACACTTTGATTTTATGCAACAATGGGTGAGACGGTTCTGCCTGCAATATGGTGCAGGGCTTTTCTACACCTCTGTTAAAGAAGACAAAAACTGTGATTTGCTCTACAAATATCTAACACATAGAATTTACTCTCTACCTTTCCGAACGCCGGCCTTAGTCGTTGAAAAGGACGCTGTACTGAT TCCTGCTGGTTGGGATAATATGAAGAAGATCAGTATTCTTcatgaaaatttgcaaacaaTGAAGCCTGATAGTTATTACCGGGACATTATAGCGCAGCCGCAAGTTAATCGAAAG GCTGTCGCACGAGAAGTCGAGGTTCAGGCTGAAGAGGAGCAAGTATTCCTCGCTAGACAGCAAGCAGCGTTAACTTGCTTGAAAGATCCAACGCGATCGCCGACCACGCGTAACCAGGCAAGCACTGGCCCCGTCATACAG GTTGCGTCGccaaacaaaaaattggatcCAAAGAGTGCGGGTGGAACGCCTGGTGGTGAAGGCGTGTTAGCTAATTTCTTTAATTCTTTACTCTACAAGAAGTCGGGAGCGACGCCAGGTTCTCCAGGCGCTCCAGGAAGTCCAGGTAGCGTTGGTTCTAGTCCAGCAAAACTTG AAATAACGAGTCCCGACGCAGGGCCGGTGGATAAAGCAGCGATGCGGAACGATGCGGCGGCGGAACTCGACCGGCTAACTCGTATGAAAAAAGTACCTCCGCCAGATTTAAATTCGTCATCCGAGTGCTAG
- the LOC105689884 gene encoding WW domain-containing oxidoreductase translates to MCLQQTSGIAFNPNKNNKPIQRAEMVGVLSDSDSEDELPPGWEERATLDGNVYYVNHYTKGTQWTHPRTGRKKIVEGELPSGWEKCISDDGKVLFVDHVHRTTTYTDPRLAFATEYREMSQPIRQRFDASSTALSVLHGRDLKGKVALITGANTGIGFETARSLALHGCKVILACRNLDKGREAMDKIINEKESNQCELLQLDLDSFESVANAASKLKLEYLNLDILILNAGIFGVPHALSTEGYETTFQTNHLSQFYLTMLLEPLIRNTKNARVVIVSSESHRFSFIKSIDDIHPSILSPPPSNYWSFAAYNNSKLCNVLFAMELAKRWLNVGVFALHPGNMVYTEISRYWWPWRLLFLLGRPFTKSLQQASSTSVFCAIAPELEGASGIYFNNCYRCEPSTAAQDPVLAKKLWSVSEEMLIDVLGKEKIGYYPAKTNENENFGA, encoded by the exons ATGTGCTTGCAGCAAACTTCGGGCATTGCCTTTAACccaaataaaaacaataaaccAATTCAAAGAGCAGAGATGGTGGGTGTGCTGTCAGATTCTGATAGTGAGGATGAGTTACCACCTGGTTGGGAGGAGCGGGCGACATTAGACGGCAACGTTTATTACGTGAA TCACTATACCAAGGGCACTCAATGGACACACCCTCGTaccggacgaaaaaaaattgttgaaggAG AGTTACCTTCCGGATGGGAGAAGTGTATTTCTGATGATGGAAAAGTTCTATTCGTAGACCACGTACATCGTACCACTACCTATACAGATCCTCGTTTAGCATTTGCCACAGAGTATAGAGAAATGTCCCAGCCAATTCGTCAGAGATTCGATGCCAGCAGTACAGCTTTATCTGTCCTCCACGGCAGAGATCTCAAAGGCAAAGTGGCACTCATCACTGGTGCTAATACTGGGATAG GATTTGAAACTGCCAGGTCATTGGCATTGCATGGCTGCAAAGTTATACTGGCATGCAGAAATTTGGATAAAGGTCGAGAAGCTATGGACAAGatcataaatgaaaaagaaagtaatcAGTGTGAATTGTTGCAACTGGATTTAGATTCTTTCGAAAGTGTTGCTAATGCAGCTTCTAAACTAAAACTAGAATACTT AAACCTTGACATACTCATTCTTAACGCTGGAATTTTTGGCGTACCACACGCGTTGAGTACAGAGGGTTATGAAACGACGTTTCAAACGAATCATTTATCTCAATTTTACTTGACCATGCTGCTCGAGCCACTTATACGCAATACAAAAAATGCTAGGGTCGTTATTGTGTCCAGCGAATCACACAG attttctttcataaaATCTATTGATGATATTCATCCGTCAATTTTGTCACCACCGCCGAGCAACTACTGGTCGTTTGCAGCTTACAATAATTCAAAACTTTGCAATGTCCTATTTGCCATGGAATTAGCTAAGCGGTGGTTGAACGTTGGTGTATTTGCTTTGCATCCTGGAAATATGGTATACACGGAAATATCTAGATACTGGTGGCCGTGGAGACTACTATTTCTATTGGGTCGTCCATTTACTAAATCACTG CAACAAGCTTCTAGTACATCTGTATTTTGTGCAATCGCGCCAGAACTGGAAGGTGCATCAGGGATTTACTTCAACAATTGTTATCGCTGTGAGCCATCAACTGCGGCTCAAGATCCTGTGCTTGCTAAGAAATTGTGGAGTGTCAGTGAAGAGATGTTGATTGACGTccttggaaaagaaaagatcggGTATTATCCAGcaaaaaccaacgaaaatgagaatttcgGTGCATGA
- the LOC105689887 gene encoding 39S ribosomal protein L15, mitochondrial yields MSTKHGRELALSMLRALPRVCLRNIRDNPGSKQNGKRGRGQHGGDYHGAGNKGSGQRQNFMRLGYETGNNPFYLRFGREPYYKGHHLRREYPPLSLHRLQTLIDTNRLDASKPIDLTALLNTGILSIIPHRRHAGIQLTDEGADIFKAKVNIEIQWASEPVIAAIERNGGVITTSYYDQHSLYAAIDAEKFFLRGEAIPRRMLPPADCLEYYSSAESRGYLADPEKVSQERLVLSQKYGYILPKIEDDPQLPMLSERKDPRQIFYGLEPGWVISLKDKAILKPKAEYLKEFYKS; encoded by the exons ATGAGTACAAAACATGGACGAGAATTAGCCTTGTCTATGCTCAGAGCTTTGCCCAGAGTCTGTCTGAGAAATATTCGTGATAACCCTGGTTCCAAACAGAAT GGCAAACGAGGAAGGGGTCAGCACGGTGGAGACTACCATGGAGCTGGAAACAAGGGTTCAGGCCAACGGCAGAATTTTATGCGTCTTGGCTATGAGACTGGAAACAATCCATTTTACCTCAGATTCGGCCGTGAACCTTATTATAAAGGGCATCA TTTGAGGAGGGAATATCCACCACTTTCACTGCATCGACTGCAAACCCTCATTGATACAAACAGACTTGATGCCTCTAAGCCTATCGACCTTACAGCACTGTTAAACACTGGAATATTATCTATAATTCCACACAGAAGACACGCAGGAATTCAACTGACCGATGAG GGTGCAGACATTTTTAAAGCTAAAGTTAACATTGAAATCCAATGGGCCTCGGAACCGGTGATTGCAGCTATTGAAAGGAATGGTGGTGTTATTACGACAAGCTATTATGATCAACACAGCTTATATGCTGCTATAGATgcggaaaagttttttttgagag GTGAAGCTATTCCTCGAAGGATGTTACCGCCGGCAGATTGCTTAGAATATTATTCAAGCGCGGAATCTCGTGGATATCTAGCAGACCCTGAAAAAGTATCCCAAGAACGTTTAGTTCTGTCGCAAAAGTACGGGTATATTCtgccaaaaattgaagatgatCCTCAACTACCAATGTTGTCGGAGAGAAAAGACCCTCGTCAAATATTCTATGGTTTAGAACCCGGCTGGGTCATCAGCCTCAAAGATAAAGCCATATTAAAACCAAAAGCTGAATACTTGAAAGAATTTTATAAAAGTTAA
- the LOC105689883 gene encoding eukaryotic translation initiation factor 2-alpha kinase 1-like isoform X2, giving the protein MDDNVMSGNNPWSDLSTVTTFDRGNDSWTTCRMDDYKEVQPSGQVVGRVSPSTSLLIEALIQQLCTLFEGDHTRRNKLYYAICDKLHEMKLIDGSYNMEELELVRSQYQRALFHLVTVARASTGSESALQLPSALMTEWSRYGHEFEETGFISKGGFGNVFKARHRLDGTEYAIKKVVVPSRRVQNIMQYLEEVKTLAALNHPNIVPYKGAWIEPTLLSTFVKNLSSGDEYEALHISEKVSSMQAQKVRKNGRVTGYVTSSDSEIKVNVEKTKSYKNWLGNSGSKDIDQRMLENELDAHISEKSYSSIVSFRGDYESSKSFEREEDKSLMPESNPIDDVEDSESPDESISGQQICHYTSKMSSNNLYTLYIQMALCEQTLREWLDNRVESVPQPLITVILTQILSGLDYIHSRGVVHHDIKPSNIFISTTDHLQIQLGDFGLACALQRDNHHSVFGTHMYAAPEQLRGKCNPKSDIYSLGIVLVELLMLMKTRMERSKVITALQSGQIPETLKTNHPKWTRVHVQRQNSFYKSSAKTRT; this is encoded by the exons ATGGACGATAATGTAATGTCTGGAAACAATCCTTGGTCGGATCTCTCAACGGTTACAACCTTTGATAGAG gTAATGATTCATGGACTACCTGTAGAATGGACGATTACAAGGAAGTACAACCCAGTGGTCAAGTTGTAGGCAGAGTTTCTCCATCGACTAGTTTGCTTATCGAAGCTTTAATACAACAACTCTGCACTTTATTCGAAGGAGATCATACACGCAGGAATAAACTATATTATGCCATCTGTGATAAACTACACGAGATGAAGCTGATCGATGGATCTTATAACATGGAAGAACTTGAATTAGTTAGAAGTCAGTATCAGCGTGCGTTGTTCCATCTGGTCACCGTTGCAAGAGCGTCAACAGGTTCTGAAAGTGCCTTGCAACTTCCAAG TGCCCTGATGACAGAGTGGTCACGCTATGGACATGAGTTTGAGGAGACCGGCTTTATATCAAAAGGTGGATTTGGTAATGTTTTCAAAGCTCGTCATCGACTCGACGGTACTGAATATGCGATAAAAAAAGTGGTAGTGCCATCACGCAGGGTTCAGAACATTATGCAGTACCTTGAAGAAGTGAAAACATTGGCTGCCCTGAATCATCCTAATATTGTGCCCTATAAGGGGGCTTGGATTGAGCCAACGCTTCTTTCgacttttgtaaaaaatttgtcgtcTGGTGATGAATACGAAGCGTTACATATATCGGAAAAAGTTTCAAGTATGCAGGCTCAAAAGGTTCGTAAAAATGGTCGCGTGACCGGCTACGTAACCAGTTCAGACTCTGAGATAAAAGTAAACGTGGAAAAAACTAAAAGCTATAAAAATTGGTTGGGAAACTCTGGAAGTAAAGATATTGATCAAAGAATGTTAGAAAATGAACTCGATGCTCATATCTCCGAGAAATCGTACTCTAGCATTGTCTCCTTTAGAGGGGATTATGAGAGCAGCAAAAGTTTCGAGCGAGAGGAGGACAAAAGCTTGATGCCTGAAAGTAATCCAATTGATGATGTTGAGGACAGTGAATCGCCCGACGAATCAATTTCTGGTCAACAAATATGCCACTATACTTCAAAAATG AGCTCCAATAATTTGTACACATTGTACATACAAATGGCGCTCTGCGAGCAGACGCTTCGGGAATGGCTGGATAACAGAGTGGAATCGGTACCACAACCTCTGATCACTGTAATACTTACACAAATCCTCTCTGGATTGGATTACATTCATTCCCGCGGCGTGGTTCATCACGATATCAAG CCGagcaatatttttatatcgacAACTGATCACCTACAAATTCAATTGGGGGATTTCGGATTGGCCTGTGCATTACAGAGAGATAATCACCATTCCGTCTTTGGAACACACATGTATGCCGCACCAGAGCAATTACGTGGCAAATGCAATCCAAAG AGCGATATTTACAGCTTGGGAATAGTACTTGTAGAACTTCTAATGCTGATGAAAACTCGAATGGAACGCAGTAAAGTCATCACAGCCCTCCAGTCTGGTCAGATCCCAGAAACTTTGAAGACTAATCATCCGAAGTGG ACCCGGGTGCACGTCCAACGACAAAACAGCTTTTACAAGAGCTCAGCGAAGACAAGGACTTGA
- the LOC105689883 gene encoding eukaryotic translation initiation factor 2-alpha kinase 1-like isoform X1, giving the protein MDDNVMSGNNPWSDLSTVTTFDRGNDSWTTCRMDDYKEVQPSGQVVGRVSPSTSLLIEALIQQLCTLFEGDHTRRNKLYYAICDKLHEMKLIDGSYNMEELELVRSQYQRALFHLVTVARASTGSESALQLPSALMTEWSRYGHEFEETGFISKGGFGNVFKARHRLDGTEYAIKKVVVPSRRVQNIMQYLEEVKTLAALNHPNIVPYKGAWIEPTLLSTFVKNLSSGDEYEALHISEKVSSMQAQKVRKNGRVTGYVTSSDSEIKVNVEKTKSYKNWLGNSGSKDIDQRMLENELDAHISEKSYSSIVSFRGDYESSKSFEREEDKSLMPESNPIDDVEDSESPDESISGQQICHYTSKMSSNNLYTLYIQMALCEQTLREWLDNRVESVPQPLITVILTQILSGLDYIHSRGVVHHDIKPSNIFISTTDHLQIQLGDFGLACALQRDNHHSVFGTHMYAAPEQLRGKCNPKSDIYSLGIVLVELLMLMKTRMERSKVITALQSGQIPETLKTNHPKWASILTQLVHPDPGARPTTKQLLQELSEDKDLIIAKLKNDNDEKSLIIRRQQTKLDQQEAEIARLKNLLENT; this is encoded by the exons ATGGACGATAATGTAATGTCTGGAAACAATCCTTGGTCGGATCTCTCAACGGTTACAACCTTTGATAGAG gTAATGATTCATGGACTACCTGTAGAATGGACGATTACAAGGAAGTACAACCCAGTGGTCAAGTTGTAGGCAGAGTTTCTCCATCGACTAGTTTGCTTATCGAAGCTTTAATACAACAACTCTGCACTTTATTCGAAGGAGATCATACACGCAGGAATAAACTATATTATGCCATCTGTGATAAACTACACGAGATGAAGCTGATCGATGGATCTTATAACATGGAAGAACTTGAATTAGTTAGAAGTCAGTATCAGCGTGCGTTGTTCCATCTGGTCACCGTTGCAAGAGCGTCAACAGGTTCTGAAAGTGCCTTGCAACTTCCAAG TGCCCTGATGACAGAGTGGTCACGCTATGGACATGAGTTTGAGGAGACCGGCTTTATATCAAAAGGTGGATTTGGTAATGTTTTCAAAGCTCGTCATCGACTCGACGGTACTGAATATGCGATAAAAAAAGTGGTAGTGCCATCACGCAGGGTTCAGAACATTATGCAGTACCTTGAAGAAGTGAAAACATTGGCTGCCCTGAATCATCCTAATATTGTGCCCTATAAGGGGGCTTGGATTGAGCCAACGCTTCTTTCgacttttgtaaaaaatttgtcgtcTGGTGATGAATACGAAGCGTTACATATATCGGAAAAAGTTTCAAGTATGCAGGCTCAAAAGGTTCGTAAAAATGGTCGCGTGACCGGCTACGTAACCAGTTCAGACTCTGAGATAAAAGTAAACGTGGAAAAAACTAAAAGCTATAAAAATTGGTTGGGAAACTCTGGAAGTAAAGATATTGATCAAAGAATGTTAGAAAATGAACTCGATGCTCATATCTCCGAGAAATCGTACTCTAGCATTGTCTCCTTTAGAGGGGATTATGAGAGCAGCAAAAGTTTCGAGCGAGAGGAGGACAAAAGCTTGATGCCTGAAAGTAATCCAATTGATGATGTTGAGGACAGTGAATCGCCCGACGAATCAATTTCTGGTCAACAAATATGCCACTATACTTCAAAAATG AGCTCCAATAATTTGTACACATTGTACATACAAATGGCGCTCTGCGAGCAGACGCTTCGGGAATGGCTGGATAACAGAGTGGAATCGGTACCACAACCTCTGATCACTGTAATACTTACACAAATCCTCTCTGGATTGGATTACATTCATTCCCGCGGCGTGGTTCATCACGATATCAAG CCGagcaatatttttatatcgacAACTGATCACCTACAAATTCAATTGGGGGATTTCGGATTGGCCTGTGCATTACAGAGAGATAATCACCATTCCGTCTTTGGAACACACATGTATGCCGCACCAGAGCAATTACGTGGCAAATGCAATCCAAAG AGCGATATTTACAGCTTGGGAATAGTACTTGTAGAACTTCTAATGCTGATGAAAACTCGAATGGAACGCAGTAAAGTCATCACAGCCCTCCAGTCTGGTCAGATCCCAGAAACTTTGAAGACTAATCATCCGAAGTGG GCTTCGATATTGACTCAATTGGTTCATCCAGACCCGGGTGCACGTCCAACGACAAAACAGCTTTTACAAGAGCTCAGCGAAGACAAGGACTTGATAATAGCAAAACTTAAAAATGACAATGATGAGAAAAGTTTAATAATACGAAGGCAACAGACAAAATTAGATCAACAGGAAGCCGAAATAGCAAgactgaaaaatttgttggaaAACACTTGA